The Thunnus albacares chromosome 21, fThuAlb1.1, whole genome shotgun sequence genome window below encodes:
- the LOC122972716 gene encoding adhesive plaque matrix protein-like isoform X22, whose amino-acid sequence MGFFIRWLLVSLLVVGGHQANAYSGKHGDKEVPVLGYKPISSSFDTRGESSWSTGPLGSRDSNSNANQQQMAQSGYQPQQPQVPQQPSYPPKQPQQPQVPQQPSYPPKQPQQPQLPQVPQQPSYPPKQPQQPQLPQQPSYPPKQPQQPQLPQVPQVPQQPSYPPKQPQQPQLPQVPQVPQVPQQPSYPPKQPQQPQLPQVPQVPQQPSYPPKQPQQPQLPQLPQVPQQPSYPPKQPQQPQLPQVPQQPSYPPKQPQQPQLPQVPQQPSYPPKQPQQPQLPQVPQQPSYPPKQPQQPQLPQVPQVPQQPSYPPKQPQQPQLPQVPQLPGYLPKQPQVPQQPSYLPKQPQVPGYLPKWPQVPQQPQQPSYLPKRPQQPQVPQQPSYLPKRPQQPQVPQQPSYLPKRPQQPQVPQQPSYLPKQPQQPQVPQQPRYPSQLLSQLPQQPSYPPQQPQQPQVPQQPSYQPQVPQVPQVPQVRQVRQVPQRPQVPQQPRYQPQQPQRPQVPQQPSKLPQQPRYQPQVPQQPSKLPQQPRYQPQVPQQPSKLPQQPRYQPQQPQRPQVPQQHRYQPQVPQQPSKLPQQPRYQPQQPQRPQVPQQPRYQPQVPQQPSKLPQQPRYQSQVPQQPSKLPQQPRYQPQQPQRPQVPQQPSKLPQQPRYPLQKPQRPQVPQQPRYPLQKPQRPQVPQQPRYPSQQRRYPSQKPQQPQVPQQPRHQSQKPQVPSYPPKQPQFPQQPSYSPQHSWQPSYNDYPTFAKGVIAQMDSNSYSTTGVYSNNIGNGYGLGTNPEEQWAGNYNTADASKTAFN is encoded by the exons ATGGGGTTTTTCATAAG ATGGTTGCTGGTGTCCTTGCTAGTTGTAGGAGGGCATCAAGCTAATG CCTACTCTGGGAAGCATGGTGACAAGGAAGTGCCAGTTCTAGGCTATAAACCAATTTCAAGTAGCTTTGACACTAGAGGGGAATCTTCATGGAGCACTGGGCCACTTGGTAGTCGGGATTCAAACTCAAATGCAAATCAG CAACAGATGGCTCAGTCTGGTTATCAGCCCCAGCAGCCACAG GTGCCCCAACAGCCTAGCTACCCGCCCAAGCAGCCCCAGCAACCTCAG GTGCCCCAACAGCCTAGCTACCCGCccaagcagccccagcagcctCAGCTGCCACAG GTGCCCCAACAGCCTAGCTACCCGCCCAAGCAGCCCCAGCAACCTCAGCTGCCCCAACAGCCAAGCTACCCGCCCAAGCAGCCCCAGCAACCTCAGCTGCCACAGGTGCCCCAGGTGCCCCAACAGCCTAGCTACCCGCCCAAGCAGCCCCAGCAACCTCAGCTGCCACAGGTGCCACAGGTGCCCCAG GTGCCCCAACAGCCAAGCTACCCGCCCAAGCAGCCCCAGCAACCTCAGCTGCCACAGGTGCCCCAGGTGCCCCAACAGCCTAGCTACCCGCCCAAGCAGCCCCAGCAACCTCAGCTGCCACAG CTGCCACAGGTGCCCCAACAGCCTAGCTACCCGCCCAAGCAGCCCCAGCAACCTCAGCTGCCACAGGTGCCCCAACAGCCTAGCTACCCGCCCAAGCAGCCCCAGCAACCTCAGCTGCCACAGGTGCCCCAACAGCCTAGCTACCCGCCCAAGCAGCCCCAGCAACCTCAGCTGCCACAGGTGCCCCAACAGCCTAGCTACCCGCCCAAGCAGCCCCAGCAACCCCAGCTGCCACAGGTGCCCCAGGTGCCCCAACAGCCTAGCTACCCGCCCAAGCAGCCCCAGCAACCCCAGCTGCCACAGGTGCCCCAG CTGCCTGGCTACCTACCCAAGCAACCTCAGGTGCCTCAGCAGCCTAGCTACCTGCCCAAGCAGCCCCAGGTTCCTGGCTACCTACCCAAGTGGCCCCAGGTGCCCCAACAACCTCAGCAGCCTAGCTACCTGCCCAAGCGGCCCCAGCAACCTCAGGTGCCTCAGCAGCCTAGCTACCTGCCCAAGCGGCCCCAGCAACCTCAGGTGCCTCAGCAGCCTAGCTACCTGCCCAAGCGGCCCCAGCAACCTCAGGTGCCTCAACAGCCTAGCTACCTGCCCAAGCAGCCCCAG CAGCCACAGGTGCCTCAGCAACCTAGGTACCCTTCCCAGCTGCTAAGCCAACTACCTCAGCAGCCTAGCTACCCACCCCAACAACCTCAGCAGCCGCAGGTGCCCCAGCAGCCTAGTTACCAGCCCCAGGTGCCGCAG GTGCCCCAGGTGCCGCAAGTGCGGCAGGTGCGGCAGGTGCCCCAGCGGCCACAGGTGCCCCAGCAGCCTAGGTACCAGCCACAGCAACCCCAGCGGCCGCAGGTGCCCCAGCAGCCAAGCAAACTGCCCCAGCAGCCTAGGTACCAGCCGCAGGTGCCCCAGCAGCCAAGCAAACTGCCCCAGCAGCCTAGGTACCAGCCGCAGGTGCCCCAGCAGCCAAGCAAACTGCCCCAGCAGCCTAGGTACCAGCCACAGCAACCCCAGCGGCCGCAGGTGCCCCAGCAGCATAGGTACCAGCCACAGGTACCCCAGCAGCCAAGCAAACTGCCCCAGCAGCCTAGGTACCAGCCACAGCAACCCCAGCGGCCGCAGGTGCCCCAGCAGCCTAGGTACCAGCCGCAGGTGCCCCAGCAGCCAAGCAAACTGCCCCAGCAGCCTAGGTACCAGTCGCAGGTGCCCCAGCAGCCAAGCAAACTGCCCCAGCAGCCTAGGTACCAGCCACAGCAACCCCAGCGGCCGCAGGTGCCCCAGCAGCCAAGCAAACTGCCCCAGCAGCCTAGGTACCCGCTCCAAAAACCCCAGCGGCCGCAGGTGCCCCAGCAGCCTAGGTACCCGCTCCAAAAACCCCAGCGGCCGCAAGTGCCCCAGCAGCCTAGGTACCCTTCCCAGCAGCGTAGGTACCCTTCCCAAAAACCCCAGCAGCCACAGGTGCCCCAGCAGCCTAGGCACCAATCCCAAAAACCCCAGGTGCCTAGCTACCCTCCCAAGCAGCCCCAGTTTCCCCAGCAACCAAGCTACTCACCCCAGCATTCTTGGCAGCCAAGCTACAATGATTATCCAACTTTTGCCAAAGGAGTCATTGCCCAGATGGATTCAAATAG CTACAGCACCACTGGTGTTTATAGTAATAACATTGGCAATGGGTATGGACTTGGAACAAATCCAGAGGAGCAATGGGCAGG gaACTACAACACTGCAGATGCATCAAAGACTGCTTTCAACTGA
- the LOC122972716 gene encoding adhesive plaque matrix protein-like isoform X46 has product MGFFIRWLLVSLLVVGGHQANAYSGKHGDKEVPVLGYKPISSSFDTRGESSWSTGPLGSRDSNSNANQQQMAQSGYQPQQPQQPQLPQVPQQPSYPPQQPQQPQVPQVPQQPSYLPKQPQQPQLPQVPQQPSYPPKQPQQPQLPQVPQQPSYPPKQPQQPQLPQQPSYPPKQPQQPQLPQVPQVPQQPSYPPKQPQQPQLPQVPQVPQVPQQPSYPPKQPQQPQLPQVPQVPQQPSYPPKQPQQPQLPQLPQVPQQPSYPPKQPQQPQLPQVPQQPSYPPKQPQQPQLPQVPQQPSYPPKQPQQPQLPQVPQQPSYPPKQPQQPQLPQVPQVPQQPSYPPKQPQQPQLPQVPQLPGYLPKQPQVPQQPSYLPKQPQVPGYLPKWPQVPQQPQQPSYLPKRPQQPQVPQQPSYLPKRPQQPQVPQQPSYLPKRPQQPQVPQQPSYLPKQPQQPQVPQQPRYPSQLLSQLPQQPSYPPQQPQQPQVPQQPSYQPQVPQVPQQPRYQPQRPQVPQQPRYQPQVPQQPSKLPQQPRYQSQVPQQPSKLPQQPRYQPQQPQRPQVPQQPSKLPQQPRYPLQKPQRPQVPQQPRYPLQKPQRPQVPQQPRYPSQQRRYPSQKPQQPQVPQQPRHQSQKPQVPSYPPKQPQFPQQPSYSPQHSWQPSYNDYPTFAKGVIAQMDSNSYSTTGVYSNNIGNGYGLGTNPEEQWAGNYNTADASKTAFN; this is encoded by the exons ATGGGGTTTTTCATAAG ATGGTTGCTGGTGTCCTTGCTAGTTGTAGGAGGGCATCAAGCTAATG CCTACTCTGGGAAGCATGGTGACAAGGAAGTGCCAGTTCTAGGCTATAAACCAATTTCAAGTAGCTTTGACACTAGAGGGGAATCTTCATGGAGCACTGGGCCACTTGGTAGTCGGGATTCAAACTCAAATGCAAATCAG CAACAGATGGCTCAGTCTGGTTATCAGCCCCAGCAGCCACAG CAACCTCAGCTGCCCCAG GTGCCCCAGCAGCCTAGCTACCCGCCCCAGCAGCCCCAGCAACCTCAG GTGCCACAGGTGCCCCAACAGCCTAGCTACCTGCCCAAGCAGCCCCAGCAACCTCAGCTGCCACAGGTGCCCCAACAGCCTAGCTACCCGCccaagcagccccagcagcctCAGCTGCCACAG GTGCCCCAACAGCCTAGCTACCCGCCCAAGCAGCCCCAGCAACCTCAGCTGCCCCAACAGCCAAGCTACCCGCCCAAGCAGCCCCAGCAACCTCAGCTGCCACAGGTGCCCCAGGTGCCCCAACAGCCTAGCTACCCGCCCAAGCAGCCCCAGCAACCTCAGCTGCCACAGGTGCCACAGGTGCCCCAG GTGCCCCAACAGCCAAGCTACCCGCCCAAGCAGCCCCAGCAACCTCAGCTGCCACAGGTGCCCCAGGTGCCCCAACAGCCTAGCTACCCGCCCAAGCAGCCCCAGCAACCTCAGCTGCCACAG CTGCCACAGGTGCCCCAACAGCCTAGCTACCCGCCCAAGCAGCCCCAGCAACCTCAGCTGCCACAGGTGCCCCAACAGCCTAGCTACCCGCCCAAGCAGCCCCAGCAACCTCAGCTGCCACAGGTGCCCCAACAGCCTAGCTACCCGCCCAAGCAGCCCCAGCAACCTCAGCTGCCACAGGTGCCCCAACAGCCTAGCTACCCGCCCAAGCAGCCCCAGCAACCCCAGCTGCCACAGGTGCCCCAGGTGCCCCAACAGCCTAGCTACCCGCCCAAGCAGCCCCAGCAACCCCAGCTGCCACAGGTGCCCCAG CTGCCTGGCTACCTACCCAAGCAACCTCAGGTGCCTCAGCAGCCTAGCTACCTGCCCAAGCAGCCCCAGGTTCCTGGCTACCTACCCAAGTGGCCCCAGGTGCCCCAACAACCTCAGCAGCCTAGCTACCTGCCCAAGCGGCCCCAGCAACCTCAGGTGCCTCAGCAGCCTAGCTACCTGCCCAAGCGGCCCCAGCAACCTCAGGTGCCTCAGCAGCCTAGCTACCTGCCCAAGCGGCCCCAGCAACCTCAGGTGCCTCAACAGCCTAGCTACCTGCCCAAGCAGCCCCAG CAGCCACAGGTGCCTCAGCAACCTAGGTACCCTTCCCAGCTGCTAAGCCAACTACCTCAGCAGCCTAGCTACCCACCCCAACAACCTCAGCAGCCGCAGGTGCCCCAGCAGCCTAGTTACCAGCCCCAGGTGCCGCAG GTGCCCCAGCAGCCTAG GTACCAGCCGCAG CGGCCGCAGGTGCCCCAGCAGCCTAGGTACCAGCCGCAGGTGCCCCAGCAGCCAAGCAAACTGCCCCAGCAGCCTAGGTACCAGTCGCAGGTGCCCCAGCAGCCAAGCAAACTGCCCCAGCAGCCTAGGTACCAGCCACAGCAACCCCAGCGGCCGCAGGTGCCCCAGCAGCCAAGCAAACTGCCCCAGCAGCCTAGGTACCCGCTCCAAAAACCCCAGCGGCCGCAGGTGCCCCAGCAGCCTAGGTACCCGCTCCAAAAACCCCAGCGGCCGCAAGTGCCCCAGCAGCCTAGGTACCCTTCCCAGCAGCGTAGGTACCCTTCCCAAAAACCCCAGCAGCCACAGGTGCCCCAGCAGCCTAGGCACCAATCCCAAAAACCCCAGGTGCCTAGCTACCCTCCCAAGCAGCCCCAGTTTCCCCAGCAACCAAGCTACTCACCCCAGCATTCTTGGCAGCCAAGCTACAATGATTATCCAACTTTTGCCAAAGGAGTCATTGCCCAGATGGATTCAAATAG CTACAGCACCACTGGTGTTTATAGTAATAACATTGGCAATGGGTATGGACTTGGAACAAATCCAGAGGAGCAATGGGCAGG gaACTACAACACTGCAGATGCATCAAAGACTGCTTTCAACTGA
- the LOC122972716 gene encoding adhesive plaque matrix protein-like isoform X42 — protein sequence MGFFIRWLLVSLLVVGGHQANAYSGKHGDKEVPVLGYKPISSSFDTRGESSWSTGPLGSRDSNSNANQQQMAQSGYQPQQPQQPQLPQVPQQPSYPPQQPQQPQVPQVPQQPSYLPKQPQQPQLPQVPQQPSYPPKQPQQPQLPQVPQQPSYPPKQPQQPQLPQQPSYPPKQPQQPQLPQVPQVPQQPSYPPKQPQQPQLPQVPQVPQVPQQPSYPPKQPQQPQLPQVPQVPQQPSYPPKQPQQPQLPQLPQVPQQPSYPPKQPQQPQLPQVPQQPSYPPKQPQQPQLPQVPQQPSYPPKQPQQPQLPQVPQQPSYPPKQPQQPQLPQVPQVPQQPSYPPKQPQQPQLPQVPQLPGYLPKQPQVPQQPSYLPKQPQVPGYLPKWPQVPQQPQQPSYLPKRPQQPQVPQQPSYLPKRPQQPQVPQQPSYLPKRPQQPQVPQQPSYLPKQPQQPQVPQQPRYPSQLLSQLPQQPSYPPQQPQQPQVPQQPSYQPQVPQVPQVPQVRQVRQVPQRPQVPQQPSKLPQQPRYQPQQPQRPQVPQQPSKLPQQPRYQSQVPQQPSKLPQQPRYQPQQPQRPQVPQQPSKLPQQPRYPLQKPQRPQVPQQPRYPLQKPQRPQVPQQPRYPSQQRRYPSQKPQQPQVPQQPRHQSQKPQVPSYPPKQPQFPQQPSYSPQHSWQPSYNDYPTFAKGVIAQMDSNSYSTTGVYSNNIGNGYGLGTNPEEQWAGNYNTADASKTAFN from the exons ATGGGGTTTTTCATAAG ATGGTTGCTGGTGTCCTTGCTAGTTGTAGGAGGGCATCAAGCTAATG CCTACTCTGGGAAGCATGGTGACAAGGAAGTGCCAGTTCTAGGCTATAAACCAATTTCAAGTAGCTTTGACACTAGAGGGGAATCTTCATGGAGCACTGGGCCACTTGGTAGTCGGGATTCAAACTCAAATGCAAATCAG CAACAGATGGCTCAGTCTGGTTATCAGCCCCAGCAGCCACAG CAACCTCAGCTGCCCCAG GTGCCCCAGCAGCCTAGCTACCCGCCCCAGCAGCCCCAGCAACCTCAG GTGCCACAGGTGCCCCAACAGCCTAGCTACCTGCCCAAGCAGCCCCAGCAACCTCAGCTGCCACAGGTGCCCCAACAGCCTAGCTACCCGCccaagcagccccagcagcctCAGCTGCCACAG GTGCCCCAACAGCCTAGCTACCCGCCCAAGCAGCCCCAGCAACCTCAGCTGCCCCAACAGCCAAGCTACCCGCCCAAGCAGCCCCAGCAACCTCAGCTGCCACAGGTGCCCCAGGTGCCCCAACAGCCTAGCTACCCGCCCAAGCAGCCCCAGCAACCTCAGCTGCCACAGGTGCCACAGGTGCCCCAG GTGCCCCAACAGCCAAGCTACCCGCCCAAGCAGCCCCAGCAACCTCAGCTGCCACAGGTGCCCCAGGTGCCCCAACAGCCTAGCTACCCGCCCAAGCAGCCCCAGCAACCTCAGCTGCCACAG CTGCCACAGGTGCCCCAACAGCCTAGCTACCCGCCCAAGCAGCCCCAGCAACCTCAGCTGCCACAGGTGCCCCAACAGCCTAGCTACCCGCCCAAGCAGCCCCAGCAACCTCAGCTGCCACAGGTGCCCCAACAGCCTAGCTACCCGCCCAAGCAGCCCCAGCAACCTCAGCTGCCACAGGTGCCCCAACAGCCTAGCTACCCGCCCAAGCAGCCCCAGCAACCCCAGCTGCCACAGGTGCCCCAGGTGCCCCAACAGCCTAGCTACCCGCCCAAGCAGCCCCAGCAACCCCAGCTGCCACAGGTGCCCCAG CTGCCTGGCTACCTACCCAAGCAACCTCAGGTGCCTCAGCAGCCTAGCTACCTGCCCAAGCAGCCCCAGGTTCCTGGCTACCTACCCAAGTGGCCCCAGGTGCCCCAACAACCTCAGCAGCCTAGCTACCTGCCCAAGCGGCCCCAGCAACCTCAGGTGCCTCAGCAGCCTAGCTACCTGCCCAAGCGGCCCCAGCAACCTCAGGTGCCTCAGCAGCCTAGCTACCTGCCCAAGCGGCCCCAGCAACCTCAGGTGCCTCAACAGCCTAGCTACCTGCCCAAGCAGCCCCAG CAGCCACAGGTGCCTCAGCAACCTAGGTACCCTTCCCAGCTGCTAAGCCAACTACCTCAGCAGCCTAGCTACCCACCCCAACAACCTCAGCAGCCGCAGGTGCCCCAGCAGCCTAGTTACCAGCCCCAGGTGCCGCAG GTGCCCCAGGTGCCGCAAGTGCGGCAGGTGCGGCAGGTGCCCCAGCGGCCACAG GTGCCCCAGCAGCCAAGCAAACTGCCCCAGCAGCCTAGGTACCAGCCACAGCAACCCCAGCGGCCGCAG GTGCCCCAGCAGCCAAGCAAACTGCCCCAGCAGCCTAGGTACCAGTCGCAGGTGCCCCAGCAGCCAAGCAAACTGCCCCAGCAGCCTAGGTACCAGCCACAGCAACCCCAGCGGCCGCAGGTGCCCCAGCAGCCAAGCAAACTGCCCCAGCAGCCTAGGTACCCGCTCCAAAAACCCCAGCGGCCGCAGGTGCCCCAGCAGCCTAGGTACCCGCTCCAAAAACCCCAGCGGCCGCAAGTGCCCCAGCAGCCTAGGTACCCTTCCCAGCAGCGTAGGTACCCTTCCCAAAAACCCCAGCAGCCACAGGTGCCCCAGCAGCCTAGGCACCAATCCCAAAAACCCCAGGTGCCTAGCTACCCTCCCAAGCAGCCCCAGTTTCCCCAGCAACCAAGCTACTCACCCCAGCATTCTTGGCAGCCAAGCTACAATGATTATCCAACTTTTGCCAAAGGAGTCATTGCCCAGATGGATTCAAATAG CTACAGCACCACTGGTGTTTATAGTAATAACATTGGCAATGGGTATGGACTTGGAACAAATCCAGAGGAGCAATGGGCAGG gaACTACAACACTGCAGATGCATCAAAGACTGCTTTCAACTGA
- the LOC122972716 gene encoding adhesive plaque matrix protein-like isoform X10, which yields MGFFIRWLLVSLLVVGGHQANAYSGKHGDKEVPVLGYKPISSSFDTRGESSWSTGPLGSRDSNSNANQQQMAQSGYQPQQPQQPQLPQVPQQPSYPPQQPQQPQVPQVPQQPSYLPKQPQQPQLPQVPQQPSYPPKQPQQPQLPQVPQQPSYPPKQPQQPQLPQQPSYPPKQPQQPQLPQVPQVPQQPSYPPKQPQQPQLPQVPQVPQQPQLPQVPQQPSYPPKQPQQPQLPQVPQQPSYPPKQPQQPQLPQVPQQPSYPPKQPQQPQLPQVPQQPSYPPKQPQQPQLPQVPQQPSYPPKQPQQPQLPQVPQVPQQPSYPPKQPQQPQLPQVPQLPGYLPKQPQVPQQPSYLPKQPQVPGYLPKWPQVPQQPQQPSYLPKRPQQPQVPQQPSYLPKRPQQPQVPQQPSYLPKRPQQPQVPQQPSYLPKQPQQPQVPQQPRYPSQLLSQLPQQPSYPPQQPQQPQVPQQPSYQPQVPQVPQVPQVRQVRQVPQRPQVPQQPRYQPQQPQRPQVPQQPSKLPQQPRYQPQVPQQPSKLPQQPRYQPQVPQQPSKLPQQPRYQPQQPQRPQVPQQHRYQPQVPQQPSKLPQQPRYQPQQPQRPQVPQQPRYQPQVPQQPSKLPQQPRYQSQVPQQPSKLPQQPRYQPQQPQRPQVPQQPSKLPQQPRYPLQKPQRPQVPQQPRYPLQKPQRPQVPQQPRYPSQQRRYPSQKPQQPQVPQQPRHQSQKPQVPSYPPKQPQFPQQPSYSPQHSWQPSYNDYPTFAKGVIAQMDSNSYSTTGVYSNNIGNGYGLGTNPEEQWAGNYNTADASKTAFN from the exons ATGGGGTTTTTCATAAG ATGGTTGCTGGTGTCCTTGCTAGTTGTAGGAGGGCATCAAGCTAATG CCTACTCTGGGAAGCATGGTGACAAGGAAGTGCCAGTTCTAGGCTATAAACCAATTTCAAGTAGCTTTGACACTAGAGGGGAATCTTCATGGAGCACTGGGCCACTTGGTAGTCGGGATTCAAACTCAAATGCAAATCAG CAACAGATGGCTCAGTCTGGTTATCAGCCCCAGCAGCCACAG CAACCTCAGCTGCCCCAG GTGCCCCAGCAGCCTAGCTACCCGCCCCAGCAGCCCCAGCAACCTCAG GTGCCACAGGTGCCCCAACAGCCTAGCTACCTGCCCAAGCAGCCCCAGCAACCTCAGCTGCCACAGGTGCCCCAACAGCCTAGCTACCCGCccaagcagccccagcagcctCAGCTGCCACAG GTGCCCCAACAGCCTAGCTACCCGCCCAAGCAGCCCCAGCAACCTCAGCTGCCCCAACAGCCAAGCTACCCGCCCAAGCAGCCCCAGCAACCTCAGCTGCCACAGGTGCCCCAGGTGCCCCAACAGCCTAGCTACCCGCCCAAGCAGCCCCAGCAACCTCAGCTGCCACAGGTGCCACAG GTGCCCCAACAGCCTCAGCTGCCACAG GTGCCCCAACAGCCTAGCTACCCGCCCAAGCAGCCCCAGCAACCTCAGCTGCCACAG GTGCCCCAACAGCCTAGCTACCCGCCCAAGCAGCCCCAGCAACCTCAGCTGCCACAGGTGCCCCAACAGCCTAGCTACCCGCCCAAGCAGCCCCAGCAACCTCAGCTGCCACAGGTGCCCCAACAGCCTAGCTACCCGCCCAAGCAGCCCCAGCAACCTCAGCTGCCACAGGTGCCCCAACAGCCTAGCTACCCGCCCAAGCAGCCCCAGCAACCCCAGCTGCCACAGGTGCCCCAGGTGCCCCAACAGCCTAGCTACCCGCCCAAGCAGCCCCAGCAACCCCAGCTGCCACAGGTGCCCCAG CTGCCTGGCTACCTACCCAAGCAACCTCAGGTGCCTCAGCAGCCTAGCTACCTGCCCAAGCAGCCCCAGGTTCCTGGCTACCTACCCAAGTGGCCCCAGGTGCCCCAACAACCTCAGCAGCCTAGCTACCTGCCCAAGCGGCCCCAGCAACCTCAGGTGCCTCAGCAGCCTAGCTACCTGCCCAAGCGGCCCCAGCAACCTCAGGTGCCTCAGCAGCCTAGCTACCTGCCCAAGCGGCCCCAGCAACCTCAGGTGCCTCAACAGCCTAGCTACCTGCCCAAGCAGCCCCAG CAGCCACAGGTGCCTCAGCAACCTAGGTACCCTTCCCAGCTGCTAAGCCAACTACCTCAGCAGCCTAGCTACCCACCCCAACAACCTCAGCAGCCGCAGGTGCCCCAGCAGCCTAGTTACCAGCCCCAGGTGCCGCAG GTGCCCCAGGTGCCGCAAGTGCGGCAGGTGCGGCAGGTGCCCCAGCGGCCACAGGTGCCCCAGCAGCCTAGGTACCAGCCACAGCAACCCCAGCGGCCGCAGGTGCCCCAGCAGCCAAGCAAACTGCCCCAGCAGCCTAGGTACCAGCCGCAGGTGCCCCAGCAGCCAAGCAAACTGCCCCAGCAGCCTAGGTACCAGCCGCAGGTGCCCCAGCAGCCAAGCAAACTGCCCCAGCAGCCTAGGTACCAGCCACAGCAACCCCAGCGGCCGCAGGTGCCCCAGCAGCATAGGTACCAGCCACAGGTACCCCAGCAGCCAAGCAAACTGCCCCAGCAGCCTAGGTACCAGCCACAGCAACCCCAGCGGCCGCAGGTGCCCCAGCAGCCTAGGTACCAGCCGCAGGTGCCCCAGCAGCCAAGCAAACTGCCCCAGCAGCCTAGGTACCAGTCGCAGGTGCCCCAGCAGCCAAGCAAACTGCCCCAGCAGCCTAGGTACCAGCCACAGCAACCCCAGCGGCCGCAGGTGCCCCAGCAGCCAAGCAAACTGCCCCAGCAGCCTAGGTACCCGCTCCAAAAACCCCAGCGGCCGCAGGTGCCCCAGCAGCCTAGGTACCCGCTCCAAAAACCCCAGCGGCCGCAAGTGCCCCAGCAGCCTAGGTACCCTTCCCAGCAGCGTAGGTACCCTTCCCAAAAACCCCAGCAGCCACAGGTGCCCCAGCAGCCTAGGCACCAATCCCAAAAACCCCAGGTGCCTAGCTACCCTCCCAAGCAGCCCCAGTTTCCCCAGCAACCAAGCTACTCACCCCAGCATTCTTGGCAGCCAAGCTACAATGATTATCCAACTTTTGCCAAAGGAGTCATTGCCCAGATGGATTCAAATAG CTACAGCACCACTGGTGTTTATAGTAATAACATTGGCAATGGGTATGGACTTGGAACAAATCCAGAGGAGCAATGGGCAGG gaACTACAACACTGCAGATGCATCAAAGACTGCTTTCAACTGA